GAGCGCAGCCGGGGCCAGCGCGGGTGCAGCCTAGCGGTAGTTCACGAACTGGAGGGCGACGTCGATGTCTGCGCCCTTCAGCAGCGCCATCGTCTCCTGCAGGTCGTCGCGGCTCTTCGAACTGACTCGTAGTTCATCGCCCTGGATCTGGCTCTTCACGCTCTTCGGGCCCTCGTCGCGGATGAGCTTGTTGAGCTTCTTCGCGGTCGCCTGGTCAATGCCCTCCTTGAGCTTCGACTCAATGCGGTACTCCTTGCCGCTCGGGTAAGGCTCACCCGAGTCGAGCACCTTCAGCGACATGCCACGCTTGATGATCTTTGACTGCAGCACGTCGAGGACGGCGTTCGCACGCTCCTCGGTATTCGCCTTGATCAGGATGGTGTCGCCGGAGTAGGTAACGTCGGCACCAACGCCCTTGAAGTCGTAGCGCTGCTCGACCTCCTTGCGGGCCTGGTTCACTGCATTCTCGACCTCCATGGAGTCGATCTTGCTCACAACGTCAAATGAGGAATCAGCCATGCCCTAAGCGTAGACGAAAGCTCGCACATTGCGCAGCGATCACATACATGCGTCACGAAACGTAATGTCTGTCATAACGGTAGCGAATCTATTGGTACGATCGTTGTTTGTCGCCCACACCCGGCGCGACTCGCCTCGAAAGGATCACCATGTCGTCTTCGACAGCACCGCCCGTCCCCTCAGCGCAGCCGGCTGCGCCTCCAGCGGAACCCGGGAAGCGTCGCCTGCCGAAATGGATGACCTCCTTTGGCTGGCAGATTCTCGCCGCGCTCGTGCTTGGCCTGGTGCTCGGAACCATCGCCCTCAACCTCGGC
Above is a window of Leucobacter aridicollis DNA encoding:
- a CDS encoding YajQ family cyclic di-GMP-binding protein, which translates into the protein MADSSFDVVSKIDSMEVENAVNQARKEVEQRYDFKGVGADVTYSGDTILIKANTEERANAVLDVLQSKIIKRGMSLKVLDSGEPYPSGKEYRIESKLKEGIDQATAKKLNKLIRDEGPKSVKSQIQGDELRVSSKSRDDLQETMALLKGADIDVALQFVNYR